The Mesoplodon densirostris isolate mMesDen1 chromosome 17, mMesDen1 primary haplotype, whole genome shotgun sequence genome contains the following window.
TGGGCTGCGGTCATCGGTGCAGGTGCTCCGCGTGTGCAGGGCCGGCGCAGAGCTCGGAGGTGGAACACGAGTCAGCTCCAGCCCCCTTCTCTCGGGAGGATAAAACCATCTCCAATCCACTGCCCACAGCAACCGGGCTCTGAGCCCCGGCCCACCTCGGCCAGAGGGAGACCTCGCTGGAGATGAAGCTGCTGGACGTCTGCGGGAGAGCGTTGCTGGCATAGCAGGCAGTGCTGATTCAACCAGGAGGTCGGGTTCAGAAATGACCAAGCAGTTCTCTTAAGACACCAGCCTAGCGGCCTGTGAAAGGGGGGAACCATGGTTTCCAACACGCAGATTACAACATAACCCCCTCAAAACTTCCCACGCAGGATACCTCGAGGCCACCAGGAAATGCCCGGCCAGGAGCTGCTGTTGAGAAGAAGGTTTCTGAGGACACTCGGGTGAAAGTCTGCAGCGACGGCTCCTGGGCCAGGCTCAGCAGGTTAACCCACGGCTATCCGTGGCCTCCCAGCCACAAAGCAGCTGCGTTTGaacaaagggaaagaaggaacGTTTGGGGTCCCAGCTTGAACCCGCATCCAGCACAGGATCCCCTCCTTCTCCACTGGCTAGCTCACTAAAGCAGCTGAAGCTTCCCCAGAACTGACCTGGTTCCCTGGTCGGGAACTGGGCCCACGAGCGACCACAGCTGGAAACCCGTGAGCAGGCTCAGACCCCAGGACCAGTCTCCCTGGCGAGAGCCCAGGCTGGCACCCAAAGTCCACTTGGGACAGAGTCCAGAGTGAAGCCTACTTTTTAGGGCAGCGATGAGGGTGCAATGCTTACGTGTTGCTGATGGAGAAGGTGCCGTCCTGGGCCATCCTCCAGAACACGGGGTCATTTGAGGGCACGGGCTGGGGGTGCTCAGAGCAGACGGGCAAGAGAATCAGACTCTTCAGGAAGGAAGGGCTGTGGGAACGCAGCCACCCCTGCCTTCAAGTACAAAGACTGAAATAATTTCCTAGGATGCTTTTTCCCCTCCACAGTTTTCAAAGACAAGTTCCTGGGTCTCCCAGACGTCTCAGTAGCAAAGACACACTttgtggaaaaataaatacaacttcCACCCACTAAGTGGGAAACTAAGCCACGTCAATGAAAAGTAATCAGACTCGTTTTCACTTTTGAACGGGCTACAGTTGCAAAATGGAAGTTTTAGACCTCGAGATCTGCTTCAGTCACAGGGCATCTCAATTGAGGTCTCCCCAGTCACACACAGGGGGCTCTGCTGGTGTTTCCATCACACAGATGGGGCTCGTTTGCTTACCCAGAGGATGTGCACCACCCGAGAGCAGAGGCAGGGCTAGAGGCCGCAGCATCAGAGGTCACGGGCTCTCCGCAGAAACACTGGACACCTCCCCCCAAAAACTGCTGCTCATGAAACGTTGTTCACCAGCCTCTGCCCCGCTTTGCGTCCTGTCAAGGACTGAACGCTTGTGTCTCCCAACATCcaaatgttgaagtcctaacccccagatGGGATggtgtctggaggtggggcctttgggaggtaatcaggTTTGGATGAAGCCttgagggtggggcccccatgacgggattagtgcccttgtaacgAAAGAGtcaccagagctctctctccctccagtACGTGAGGACACATGCAGaaaggtggccatctacaagccaggagagTGCCCTCACCAGAAACTGAGTCGGCTGGTGCCTCAATCTAGCTTCCAGCCCCCAGGACTGAGCAATAAAGGTCTGCGGTGTTTCATTACAGCTGCCAAGCTGGCTGAGACACCCCTTTCCCCACAGAGAGCCCCAAGCCTGACCTACTTGTTTTCCGTTAAATTTCTAAGAAAACAACACTGTTCTCTCACGGCTTCCCCGTCTTGGCATCTCCTAAGAACAAAGCCACACCCCACCCCCGGAAAAGAGGTTTCCTATTCCGCAGCTGCCTGGGCGACCCACACAGAGGCCAGCAGAGACAGAGATTTTGGTTTTGCTTCTATTATTGGAACTCGTGTCTTCAAGACAACTAGGCAGATGGGCCAATCTAAATACCTGGAATTTGTAGGATTCGATGCAGCTTTTAAAGACAGAGAGACGTGCCTTAAGCTCACAGCCATCACTCGAGCACCCCCAGCAAGGAGCCCATGGGAGCACAAATAAAGTCTAAATCAAAGTTCTTCTCAAAATCCTTTTTAATAATACATGTGGTTCACAATGCTGCAACCGATATAAAAACATTGATTCCTGATTTTGTATAAATTAACATTTATCGAGAATCATTACGACGCATCAGGGTACAAGTACTGAATGGTAGGACCAAAGATAAATCACAGTGAGCAGAAACGTTTGAAAGTCACACAGGTGCCGAGACAGCCGAACACCTTCTGTCAGAGGCCAGGTGTGAGGACGGGGCAGCCAGGGGACGGCGGTCTCCGGGAGCCCGGCTCTGCAGGAGGCTCCTCTGAACGGTCCGtccactccccacctcccagggcaGCGATGTACGTGGGGGACCAGTCACGGGGACCTTCGCTACTGGCTGGCATTTCCACCCGGTCTCCTCCTCCGAGTGCAGTTCTACAAAGTGACCCCCGATCTGCTCCTCTGACCGTCCGCGCACCCCGGGGGCCGGGCCGGGGCACTTCAGGTGCAGCACCGAGATCTGGTCCGTGCGGGCGGCCTGGAGCTGGCGATGTCCACGGTCTGCGGCGGCCCCTGGGCCCTCTGCTGCAGGATCACAGGCACCACCATGTCGAACAGGGTTTCAAACAGCAGATCCACGTTGTGCCCGGTCTTGGCGCTCGTCTCGAAGCACATCTGCTCTGCAGCCGGCATGTCCTTCTCGTCCAGCATCTTGTACTTGAGGATCTTTTTGTAAAAGGCCACCGCGTCCTCTGGCTGCACCTGCTTCGGCAGCCTGGGGGCTGCACAGCCGTCGCCGCCGCCAGCTGGCCCagggccctgccctccctcctggcCGCCCTCCCCGGGCCCCTCCTCACTCAGGTCCACCTTGTTTCCCACGACGGCGAAGAGGCAGTTGGCGCTGGCCGTGTCCGTCAGGCCCAGGAACCTGTCCTCCAGCTCCAGGAGGCTCTGGGCGTGGTTCACGTCGTAGGTGAGGATGACGGCGGCCGCCCCCCGGCAGTACAAGGAGCCCAGGCCATGGAACTGCTCGCGCCCTGGGGGCGAGGGGGGAGAAAGATACAGTTACCTCTCCTCTCTGGCAGTGCCCCCCAACCATGCCGCCAGGGACCCCCGCGAGGGACCATGGAATCGTGACCCCAAACGTAGGTGTGGCTGGAGCTGAACGGGATGGAGACCCTGCTGTGCAGAAAGACGGGGTGATGGCCAGTCCCCACGGCCAGCAGGTCCTGCACAGCCCCGTCCGCCCACCGCAGTGAACCCACAAGACCGAGGAAGACAGCCGGGCCCTGCTTTCCCCCTAATGGGCGGTGGTGCGGCTTGCTCCTATCTCTGCGTCTTACACGGGGATGTTTACCCGCGACGCTCCCACCAAGGGTCTTGCTGCCCCATGACACGCCCTGTGCCACCTCCCAGCGTGGCAGTCGTGCTGACGTGGCACCAGGCAAGTCTGCGTTCCCGGGTCCCCGAGCCCAAGGCCTTGCCCACCTCCAAGGCCACCTCCCCACCCGCAGGCGGCGGACCTCCTGCAGAAGGACTCAGAAGTGAGTGTGTCGGAACAGAGAACGCGCACACTAAGGAAATGCCCTCTCTTTgagggaagacagagaaactTCACTTTCAAGCCAAGTTGGGTGCCGCTGTGCACGCCACACGGCAAAGCAGGTATGGACACCCCGCCCCCGAGGGCTGGCCCCACCCCTGAAGCCTGGGCCCCTCCCTGCCCAGAGTGCGGAAGTGACAACAGATGCAGACGGCCCTGGGCCCCTCAGACCTcctcccccctcttcctccctccctcccctgcccgtGGGCACCAATCAGGGCTGCACAGGCCCCAGGTGACAGCCCCGATGGGGACAGAGAGCAAACCCCTGGAGAAGGTTCAAGAAGGATCTGGATAGCTGGACACAGTCCTGAGCCCGGCCCAGGGCCGCTCCCCACCTCAGAGCCTGGGCAGGGCGGTTGGGAATGGACACTTCACACAGCGGGGCTGAGgccttccttgccttttcagtTTTAAGGGGTGTTTTCTAAGTTGGACAAGTCACAGCAAGAACACAGCATACATCTCCCTTGGGCCGGCCTCCTTCTCTCTGGTCCTTTGGGGAGAGGGTGGGCACTTCCCAGGGCTTCTGCTGACTGTGACTTCCCAGGGGGTCCCTGGCCCCCTTCCAGGtccccctcctgtcctggcctgTCCCTCGTCCCTCTGAGCCCCGACGCAGACGCTCAGGACAACCCCAAGTGGAGGTCTCGGTCATGCAGCTAATAGGCCCCTGTCTCCACCAGGGAGGACAGGACCTGTGGCTTtactcgccccccaccccccgggccCGCGGTCGGTGCCACTAAATGCGCTGAGTAAGTGAAGCCACAAATCATCCcctccatttgttttttgttttttttaagacaacACAGTTTTTCCCTCATGTAAGATTTCTTGGTTTGTTTCGTAACCATTTGGTCTCACTTGCTAGGTGGTAGGAGCCTCAATCATGTCAGAGGCTGGATTTACGCCCTGCACCCAACTCAACTCCCACCTTTACTGTGAACTGCAGACCCAGGGGAAgacactgggggaggggaagagggggaggagagggggagcggaggagagggggaggggacagagggagggagggaggggaaacctTGATGGGCTAAACCCCCACAGAACTGAAATTTCGTCACACTGGAACACCTTTATTCCTTCATATCAAATCCTCAGAAGTCCTGTATGTGAAAGGCCCAGATCACAGTAAGCGGCCAGGCCAGTGCCCCTCACCTTGGGGTCTCCGGAGGCCAAGTGTGACCACGTTTGCTCCCAGGTTTTCCCCAATGGCCCCCTCGGTTTCCCTTCTTCCTCGTTCACGATGGGGAGACGGTTCACTGACTCCATGAAGGGAAGTTCATAAAGGCAAAACGGGGCCCCT
Protein-coding sequences here:
- the RAB20 gene encoding ras-related protein Rab-20, which produces MRKPDGKIVLLGDMNVGKTSLLQRYMERRFPDTVSTVGGAFYLKQWRSFNISIWDTAGREQFHGLGSLYCRGAAAVILTYDVNHAQSLLELEDRFLGLTDTASANCLFAVVGNKVDLSEEGPGEGGQEGGQGPGPAGGGDGCAAPRLPKQVQPEDAVAFYKKILKYKMLDEKDMPAAEQMCFETSAKTGHNVDLLFETLFDMVVPVILQQRAQGPPQTVDIASSRPPARTRSRCCT